From one Paenibacillus sp. FSL K6-1330 genomic stretch:
- the asd gene encoding aspartate-semialdehyde dehydrogenase → MSEKLKVGIVGGTGMVGQRFMQLLDGHPWFEVTSISASRNSAGKTYEESVQGRWKLATPIPEQVKGIIVQDASQVEQVAAEVDFVFCAVDMKKNEIQALEEAYAKTGTPVISNNSAHRWTPDVPMVIPEINPSHIDVIAAQRKRLGTTTGFIAVKPNCSIQSYVPALHALLDYKPTQVVASTYQAISGAGKNFTDWPDMLDNVIPYIGGEEEKSEQEPLRIWGSVVNGEIVKAQSPLITTQCIRVPVTDGHLATVFASFENKPSKDEILDRWRQFKGRPQELNLPSAPKQFITYFEEENRPQTKLDRDIERGMGVSVGRLREDSLYDYKFVGLSHNTLRGAAGGAVLIAELLKAEGYIQAK, encoded by the coding sequence ATGTCAGAAAAACTTAAAGTCGGTATTGTTGGTGGAACGGGTATGGTGGGTCAACGTTTTATGCAATTGCTGGATGGGCATCCATGGTTTGAAGTCACTTCCATTTCAGCCAGCAGAAATTCAGCCGGCAAAACGTATGAAGAATCCGTTCAGGGCCGCTGGAAGCTTGCGACGCCAATCCCCGAGCAGGTGAAAGGCATTATCGTGCAGGATGCTTCGCAAGTGGAACAGGTAGCAGCTGAGGTTGATTTTGTTTTTTGCGCGGTTGATATGAAGAAGAATGAGATACAGGCATTGGAAGAAGCTTATGCCAAAACGGGGACGCCCGTCATTTCCAATAATTCTGCTCATCGCTGGACGCCTGACGTTCCGATGGTCATCCCGGAAATTAATCCGAGTCATATAGACGTGATTGCCGCACAGCGCAAACGTCTGGGAACGACAACCGGGTTCATCGCGGTGAAGCCGAATTGCTCCATTCAGAGTTATGTACCGGCGCTTCACGCTCTGCTTGACTACAAACCCACCCAAGTTGTTGCCTCCACCTATCAGGCGATTTCCGGTGCCGGTAAGAACTTCACCGATTGGCCGGATATGCTGGACAATGTGATACCGTATATCGGCGGGGAGGAAGAGAAGAGCGAGCAGGAGCCGCTGCGCATTTGGGGCAGCGTTGTGAACGGGGAGATCGTGAAAGCCCAATCGCCATTGATTACGACGCAGTGCATTCGCGTTCCCGTAACCGATGGCCACTTAGCCACCGTGTTTGCATCGTTCGAGAACAAACCTTCGAAGGATGAAATCCTGGACCGCTGGCGGCAGTTTAAGGGAAGACCGCAAGAGCTGAATCTCCCAAGTGCGCCTAAGCAGTTCATTACGTATTTCGAAGAAGAGAATCGGCCGCAGACGAAGCTGGACCGTGATATCGAGCGCGGCATGGGCGTATCGGTAGGCAGACTGCGCGAGGATTCCCTCTACGATTACAAATTCGTAGGACTCTCACATAATACGCTGCGCGGTGCGGCAGGCGGAGCTGTTCTAATCGCCGAACTGCTGAAAGCCGAAGGTTATATTCAAGCGAAATAA
- the nhaC gene encoding Na+/H+ antiporter NhaC, which yields MERHLSFSKSIILIAVILAVLFVSIFLLKAEPHIPLLATTVGIAALLRLFGFSWKQLESAIIQGIQTAIMPILILSLIGILIAVWMMSGTVPTILYYGMDYIEPHYFAVSALYVTIVVSMFTGSSFTTVSTVGVAFMGIAVTTGISPALAAGAVICGACFGDKMSPLSDTTNFAPAVAGISLFTHIGNMIYTTVPALIVTTVFFLLAPTANTLDLTSINQIKAALNDGFHIHWLTLLSPLAVIACSIKRIPILPTLIVGIVTGLIVTAFVQQQSAVDVWFSVMQSGYKSTIANETVASIVNRGGLQSMMGSVSLILIALSLGGLLQHCGVIEAFFHKVMQPLKRKSSIVLMTGASSIAVNGMTGEQYLSILLPGQMFKEEYVRREIPAKTLSRTLEDCGTLVNPLIPWGVSGAFFAATLGIPVIEYAPYATFLWLSPLFTFAYALIPRLQRNSLGRKI from the coding sequence ATGGAACGACATCTCAGTTTCTCAAAAAGCATCATTCTTATAGCGGTTATACTGGCAGTACTATTTGTCTCCATTTTTCTTCTTAAGGCAGAGCCGCATATTCCGCTCCTGGCAACGACCGTGGGTATCGCCGCCTTGCTGCGGTTGTTCGGGTTTTCTTGGAAGCAGCTCGAATCCGCGATCATTCAAGGCATTCAAACGGCGATTATGCCGATTCTCATCCTTTCGCTCATCGGCATTCTCATTGCAGTATGGATGATGAGCGGTACCGTGCCGACCATTTTATACTATGGAATGGACTATATTGAACCGCATTATTTTGCCGTGAGCGCTTTATACGTGACGATCGTGGTGTCGATGTTTACCGGAAGCTCATTCACGACAGTCAGTACGGTTGGCGTTGCTTTCATGGGGATTGCTGTAACGACCGGGATTTCTCCGGCCTTGGCAGCAGGAGCGGTGATCTGTGGGGCTTGTTTCGGGGATAAAATGTCGCCGCTGTCCGACACAACGAACTTTGCTCCGGCGGTTGCCGGCATATCCTTGTTCACCCACATTGGCAATATGATCTACACCACGGTGCCGGCACTAATCGTGACAACGGTCTTTTTCCTGCTTGCACCAACGGCGAATACCCTGGATTTAACCTCGATAAATCAAATCAAGGCTGCTCTGAATGACGGATTCCATATTCATTGGCTAACGTTGCTATCGCCGCTTGCGGTCATTGCCTGTTCCATCAAGCGGATTCCGATCCTCCCTACACTCATTGTCGGCATTGTTACCGGACTCATCGTAACGGCCTTCGTTCAGCAGCAGTCGGCAGTCGATGTTTGGTTCAGCGTCATGCAGAGCGGCTACAAGAGCACGATAGCCAACGAAACCGTGGCTTCCATTGTCAATCGCGGTGGATTGCAATCGATGATGGGGTCCGTATCGCTGATATTGATTGCGTTATCCTTGGGAGGGCTGCTTCAGCATTGCGGCGTCATTGAAGCCTTCTTCCACAAAGTCATGCAGCCGCTGAAGCGGAAGAGCAGCATTGTCCTGATGACGGGGGCATCCTCCATTGCGGTAAATGGCATGACGGGCGAACAATATTTATCGATCCTACTACCTGGTCAAATGTTCAAGGAGGAATATGTCCGCCGAGAAATTCCGGCGAAGACGTTGTCCCGTACATTGGAGGATTGCGGTACGCTTGTTAACCCACTGATTCCATGGGGGGTAAGCGGCGCCTTCTTCGCTGCTACGCTTGGAATTCCGGTCATTGAATATGCGCCGTACGCAACTTTCTTGTGGTTAAGCCCGCTCTTCACGTTTGCCTATGCCTTGATACCGCGATTGCAGCGGAACTCGCTTGGCAGGAAGATATAA
- the aac(2')-IIb gene encoding kasugamycin N-acetyltransferase AAC(2')-IIb produces MNHWINKAPTATALMELHVQAMFTHDRDMRIRTINEPWPGEEPAPRFFLGRTIDGSAICRFRHDIPERIAGQLKALVEDEPIVNDEIQTKPKHFAAYMNLLHTEHYTSGPCYRIPDITTPAKQTVWITRENMNEYSLTGFEWLITEIDYGQPCVALVHENRLVSVCRSVRITEGAHEAGLETLEEFRGRGYAAAVVAGWAIEVRKVGALPLYSTLWENNASRRVASKLALSYYGVNFTIR; encoded by the coding sequence ATGAATCATTGGATAAATAAAGCGCCAACCGCTACGGCGCTGATGGAATTGCATGTTCAGGCGATGTTTACGCATGACCGGGATATGCGAATTCGCACCATCAACGAGCCTTGGCCGGGAGAGGAGCCTGCCCCCAGGTTTTTCCTGGGCCGAACGATAGACGGCTCCGCGATCTGCAGGTTTCGCCATGACATTCCCGAAAGAATTGCCGGGCAATTGAAGGCGCTGGTTGAAGATGAGCCGATCGTAAACGATGAAATTCAGACGAAGCCTAAACATTTTGCGGCTTATATGAATCTCCTTCATACTGAGCACTATACGAGCGGACCCTGTTATCGGATACCTGACATAACAACGCCGGCCAAACAGACGGTATGGATCACTCGAGAAAATATGAACGAATATTCGCTCACCGGTTTTGAATGGCTGATCACGGAAATCGATTATGGCCAGCCTTGTGTTGCGCTCGTTCATGAGAACAGGCTGGTGTCGGTTTGCCGTAGCGTTCGGATTACGGAAGGAGCACACGAAGCCGGGCTTGAGACGTTAGAGGAATTTCGCGGAAGAGGTTATGCGGCTGCCGTTGTTGCGGGATGGGCTATCGAGGTGCGTAAGGTGGGCGCGCTGCCGTTGTACAGCACTTTATGGGAAAATAACGCTTCTCGGAGAGTGGCAAGTAAATTAGCATTGTCCTATTACGGGGTTAACTTCACAATCAGATGA
- a CDS encoding protein kinase family protein — MRFFSYLSSFISAWRDYPAEENTVLGNRYTIQQMIGEGSYGILYQCLDQQSGSVVAVKQSRPSKGHYARQLLNREAAVLRSLQHPQIPAYRDFFSNNRNCYLVMSYMNGDTLEDLIFEQDMKYEEDECIEITLQLLKLVRYLHEQGYVHLDLRIPNVLFKDGRINLIDFGLARRIGEPPPLQVPARKKFKRDSSASSVQFKDSKESEDLRDIGHFMLFMLYSTYEPDNNRSAVVERSWQEELHLSIELQNMIKRLLQLSEPYLSSLEFMHELQSLANARSHPSDKRGSL; from the coding sequence ATGCGTTTTTTCTCATACCTTAGCTCCTTTATAAGCGCTTGGCGGGATTACCCGGCTGAAGAAAATACGGTGCTGGGAAATCGTTATACCATTCAACAGATGATCGGGGAAGGAAGTTACGGCATCCTGTACCAATGCTTGGATCAACAAAGCGGAAGTGTGGTGGCGGTCAAACAGTCAAGACCCAGCAAAGGCCATTATGCCAGACAATTGCTGAATCGAGAGGCAGCAGTATTAAGATCTCTTCAGCATCCACAAATTCCGGCATACCGGGATTTCTTCTCGAACAACCGCAATTGTTATCTGGTCATGTCTTATATGAACGGTGATACGCTTGAAGATTTGATATTTGAACAAGATATGAAATACGAAGAAGACGAATGCATCGAAATCACGCTGCAGCTTCTGAAGCTAGTCCGATACCTACATGAGCAAGGCTATGTTCATCTTGATCTGCGGATTCCTAACGTCCTCTTTAAGGATGGCAGGATCAATCTTATTGATTTTGGACTAGCGAGAAGGATCGGTGAACCCCCTCCGCTCCAAGTACCTGCACGAAAAAAGTTCAAGCGAGACAGCTCGGCTTCCTCTGTTCAATTTAAGGATTCGAAGGAAAGCGAGGATCTTCGGGACATTGGTCACTTTATGTTGTTCATGCTCTATTCCACCTACGAACCGGATAACAACCGGAGCGCAGTCGTGGAGCGAAGCTGGCAGGAAGAACTGCATCTCTCGATTGAATTGCAGAATATGATCAAACGCTTGCTGCAATTGAGTGAACCTTACTTAAGTTCCTTGGAGTTCATGCACGAGCTGCAGTCTCTCGCTAATGCAAGAAGCCACCCCTCGGATAAGAGGGGCAGCCTTTAA
- a CDS encoding AraC family transcriptional regulator, with the protein MDFAVFHPYVFYATRYPFSKGQSNNNRHCYSSSLYLITEGKGIIRTKGRTYHTGPGCLVYIPAGQPHDWIADSQDPMVHVCCYFDWSYVDRRALADHPSVICYDTAQLIPSYVGPSFPYAIPELMKVEKINVWSDLFEKFYTGNQFENEHTYMRSVRTQSHFLQFIEYFLAFALQDKAIPDHRMNKLLERLDQDILHGKLRPLESYYEELRISRGYFFELFRRSTGLPPTQYINHFRINRAKEDLRNTNISITEIAEKHGFSSIHYFSKLFRQLNGLSPLDYRKDRVDVD; encoded by the coding sequence GTGGATTTTGCCGTCTTCCATCCCTATGTGTTTTATGCTACACGGTACCCCTTTTCCAAAGGTCAAAGCAATAACAACCGGCACTGCTATTCGTCATCACTTTATCTAATTACCGAGGGTAAAGGCATCATTCGCACCAAAGGCCGCACATATCATACCGGCCCGGGTTGCCTTGTATATATACCGGCTGGGCAGCCGCATGATTGGATAGCGGACAGCCAGGATCCCATGGTACATGTCTGCTGTTATTTCGACTGGTCCTATGTGGACCGCCGGGCTTTGGCCGATCATCCCAGCGTGATCTGTTATGACACTGCCCAACTGATTCCTTCCTATGTAGGCCCTTCTTTTCCCTATGCCATACCTGAGCTCATGAAAGTTGAGAAGATCAACGTATGGAGCGACCTGTTTGAAAAATTCTACACCGGGAACCAGTTCGAGAATGAGCATACCTACATGCGCAGCGTAAGGACACAAAGCCATTTCCTGCAATTCATCGAGTATTTTCTTGCATTCGCATTGCAAGATAAGGCCATTCCCGATCATAGAATGAACAAATTACTGGAGCGACTGGATCAGGATATCCTGCACGGCAAGCTGCGTCCATTGGAGTCGTATTACGAGGAACTTCGGATCAGCAGAGGTTATTTTTTCGAATTGTTCAGAAGATCGACGGGCTTGCCGCCGACCCAATACATTAACCACTTCCGCATCAATCGGGCCAAGGAGGATCTGCGCAATACGAACATCAGCATCACGGAGATCGCCGAGAAGCACGGCTTCTCTTCTATCCATTATTTTTCGAAGCTGTTCCGGCAACTTAACGGCTTATCGCCGCTAGATTATAGGAAAGATCGAGTGGATGTCGATTGA
- a CDS encoding HEAT repeat domain-containing protein has protein sequence MLDYQCLLTDEQIIQFITKGYVVLHNELPDQLHAAVRDKINVVLHEEGNPGNNILPRVPEIQQFFETPVVKGALTSVLGPDYYMHPHRHCHYNQPGDPLPGGGQWHKDGYWSSMRSHRPWWAMIFYYMQDITKEMGPTAIMPGTAYYEKFVGDQGETLLPTGKAGTMVLVHFDLWHKASLNVSDMDRYMLKFQFVRLRAPESPSWNHQEKEMSFTGGTPYVHLNLWKDVWNWMRGEPGQGMHSVTGDKAQIEQLAEDLKSEDETVRARAADQAGLLGEKAASLAPELGQMLNDREPVALNVSYALGRMGSAGINELICRMSEGTTQIAQRAAYGLQGAGAGAVPGLLALLEHANEKRRALAVFVLGMIVPSSNEAVSALKACLQDPSDWVRRNAVEALGIMGREAGDVCQALANVLEQSLLQEEEREAAGPDDTDISQQSYILNKMGYTAALSLLRTAKATDVPIVIHSLEQALHSKDRYVRAYAFETLTHLRTPEATDVLIRYYRPARWCPDTTKASTF, from the coding sequence ATGTTGGATTATCAATGTCTATTGACGGATGAACAAATAATTCAATTTATTACGAAGGGGTATGTGGTGCTTCACAACGAATTGCCGGATCAGCTTCATGCCGCCGTCAGGGATAAAATTAATGTTGTATTGCACGAGGAAGGAAATCCCGGCAATAACATCCTGCCCCGTGTGCCCGAGATCCAGCAGTTCTTCGAAACGCCGGTCGTTAAAGGGGCTTTGACGAGTGTTCTCGGACCGGATTACTATATGCACCCACATCGGCATTGCCATTATAATCAGCCGGGCGATCCGCTGCCGGGAGGCGGGCAGTGGCACAAAGACGGTTACTGGTCCAGCATGCGCAGCCACCGGCCCTGGTGGGCGATGATTTTTTATTACATGCAGGATATCACCAAGGAAATGGGACCGACCGCCATCATGCCCGGTACCGCATATTACGAAAAGTTTGTAGGCGATCAAGGCGAGACGCTGCTGCCGACCGGCAAAGCGGGAACAATGGTCCTGGTTCATTTTGATTTATGGCACAAAGCTTCGTTGAACGTGTCTGACATGGATCGATACATGTTAAAGTTTCAATTCGTTCGATTGCGTGCGCCGGAATCGCCGAGCTGGAATCATCAAGAGAAAGAGATGAGCTTTACGGGCGGAACACCTTACGTGCATTTGAATCTATGGAAAGATGTATGGAACTGGATGCGCGGCGAACCGGGTCAGGGGATGCACTCTGTAACGGGAGACAAAGCTCAAATAGAGCAATTGGCCGAAGATCTAAAGTCCGAGGACGAGACCGTTCGCGCAAGAGCCGCGGATCAAGCTGGATTGCTAGGAGAAAAGGCCGCTTCTTTAGCTCCTGAACTAGGCCAAATGTTGAATGATAGGGAACCGGTAGCTTTGAATGTAAGTTATGCGCTTGGCCGAATGGGCTCCGCAGGGATCAATGAATTGATATGCCGCATGTCCGAAGGAACAACGCAAATCGCGCAGAGAGCGGCTTACGGACTGCAAGGTGCCGGCGCTGGAGCCGTTCCAGGACTGCTTGCACTGCTGGAGCACGCAAACGAGAAGCGCAGGGCGCTTGCTGTTTTCGTACTTGGCATGATCGTCCCGTCGTCGAATGAGGCGGTGTCTGCATTGAAAGCGTGCTTGCAGGATCCGAGCGATTGGGTTCGTCGAAATGCAGTCGAAGCGCTGGGTATAATGGGGAGGGAGGCAGGCGATGTGTGCCAGGCCTTGGCAAACGTATTGGAGCAGTCGCTTCTGCAAGAGGAAGAAAGAGAAGCCGCGGGTCCCGATGATACGGACATCAGCCAGCAGAGCTATATCCTAAATAAAATGGGATATACTGCTGCCCTGTCGCTGCTTCGCACCGCCAAAGCCACGGATGTTCCCATCGTGATCCATTCGCTTGAGCAAGCGCTGCACAGCAAGGACCGTTATGTAAGGGCGTATGCCTTCGAAACGCTTACCCATCTGCGGACCCCGGAGGCGACGGATGTCCTGATTCGATATTATCGACCGGCCAGATGGTGTCCGGACACAACGAAGGCGAGCACTTTCTGA
- a CDS encoding DUF5054 domain-containing protein — protein sequence MATSIKRVHVVFKTHLDIGFTDLGKNVIERYMEHFIPQALELSEQLANEEGNVKFVWTTGSWLIHEFLGAAAPDMRARMEKAIAEGRIVWHGLPFTTHTEIMDARLFEFGMSISGDLDQKYGKTTIAAKMTDVPGHTLAMVPLLVKHGIQYLHLGVNMVSKNPKVPEMFVWRASDGSEIIVHYADSYGKPFQMEGLEDALYFAHTHDNHGPSTMEEIRVLFEQLERDYPGAEIMASTLDAFARRLQTVKDRLPVVSEEIGDSWIHGIASDPWKIARYRELLRLRDRWIESGQLDKDGDAYARFCNRLMLIPEHTWGLNNSVYLVDFVNYSTGDLAVARARDVVEDNQLRKFDYLCQQANGTRSYSHYESSWQEQRDYLEEAVQSLPKGLAAEARIELDRMSQHHPLPGSEPMEYKQPIETNELYELGQFQVSFAADGSINRLLDRSGKAWADDHQRLGTYRYETFSKENYDRFFKEYVTNLDIHHGWADNDFGKPGIEYVKPRPEHRRYTASLRTIHLKRCADYDIVTVEMKLPEILSKQYGAPRRLNVIYTFLANEPVIEVSLSWKGKPACRLPEASWFSFAPLVDNPNAWMMDKLGQRISPLFVVKDGNRNMHGVNSGLYYEGADGTVVIETLDAPLVCPGEPRLLQFDNSYASLTGGFHFNLHNNVWGTNFMMWFEDDMKYRFRLRLHSHS from the coding sequence ATGGCAACATCAATCAAAAGAGTTCATGTCGTATTCAAGACCCATCTGGACATCGGGTTTACCGATTTGGGAAAGAACGTAATCGAGCGTTATATGGAGCATTTCATACCCCAGGCACTGGAACTGTCCGAACAGCTGGCTAACGAAGAGGGGAACGTAAAATTCGTATGGACGACCGGCTCATGGTTAATTCATGAGTTTTTGGGAGCCGCTGCTCCTGACATGCGGGCGCGTATGGAAAAGGCCATTGCGGAGGGACGGATCGTTTGGCATGGGCTGCCGTTTACGACGCATACGGAAATTATGGATGCCCGGCTATTCGAATTCGGAATGTCCATTTCGGGCGACTTGGACCAAAAGTATGGAAAAACCACGATTGCCGCTAAAATGACGGATGTTCCGGGTCATACCCTTGCAATGGTCCCCTTACTGGTTAAACACGGCATTCAATATTTGCATTTGGGCGTTAATATGGTGTCCAAAAATCCCAAAGTGCCGGAGATGTTTGTATGGCGTGCTTCCGACGGTTCGGAGATCATCGTTCATTATGCAGATAGTTACGGCAAACCGTTTCAAATGGAAGGGTTGGAGGACGCTTTGTATTTTGCCCATACGCATGATAACCATGGTCCATCCACGATGGAGGAGATTCGTGTTTTATTTGAACAGTTGGAGCGGGATTATCCAGGGGCGGAAATCATGGCCTCGACACTTGATGCATTTGCCCGGCGGCTTCAAACCGTAAAGGATCGTTTGCCTGTCGTGAGCGAAGAAATCGGGGATTCGTGGATACACGGTATTGCCTCAGATCCTTGGAAAATCGCCCGTTACCGTGAATTGCTAAGGCTTCGGGATCGCTGGATCGAATCCGGTCAATTGGACAAGGACGGTGATGCGTACGCTCGATTTTGCAATCGCCTGATGTTGATCCCCGAGCATACCTGGGGGCTGAACAATTCCGTCTATCTCGTCGATTTCGTTAATTATTCCACTGGCGATCTAGCCGTTGCAAGAGCGCGGGATGTCGTTGAAGACAATCAACTGAGGAAATTCGATTACCTATGCCAGCAGGCGAATGGTACTCGGTCGTACAGCCATTACGAGAGCTCTTGGCAGGAACAACGGGATTATCTTGAGGAGGCCGTTCAATCGCTGCCGAAGGGGTTGGCAGCTGAAGCGCGAATAGAGCTGGATCGGATGAGCCAGCATCATCCCCTTCCGGGATCGGAGCCGATGGAGTACAAACAACCGATCGAGACAAACGAGCTGTACGAATTAGGTCAGTTTCAGGTGAGTTTCGCCGCCGACGGCTCGATAAACCGATTATTGGATCGATCAGGGAAGGCATGGGCGGATGACCATCAGAGACTGGGCACTTATAGGTATGAAACCTTCAGCAAAGAAAACTATGATCGCTTCTTTAAAGAATACGTGACCAATCTGGATATTCATCACGGCTGGGCGGACAACGACTTCGGCAAGCCGGGAATCGAATATGTCAAACCGCGGCCGGAACATCGGCGGTATACGGCATCCTTGCGGACGATACACCTGAAGAGGTGCGCAGATTATGATATCGTAACAGTGGAAATGAAGCTGCCGGAGATTCTCAGTAAGCAGTATGGGGCTCCGCGCCGATTGAACGTAATCTATACGTTCCTTGCGAATGAGCCCGTCATAGAGGTAAGTCTAAGCTGGAAGGGCAAACCAGCCTGTCGTCTTCCGGAAGCAAGCTGGTTCTCGTTTGCGCCCCTTGTGGATAATCCCAACGCATGGATGATGGATAAGCTGGGCCAGCGTATATCTCCGTTGTTCGTCGTGAAGGACGGTAACCGGAACATGCATGGTGTCAATTCCGGCCTATATTATGAGGGGGCGGACGGAACAGTGGTCATTGAAACCTTGGACGCGCCGCTAGTGTGCCCGGGGGAACCGCGTTTGCTGCAATTCGACAACTCCTATGCTTCATTGACCGGTGGATTCCATTTCAATCTGCACAATAATGTGTGGGGTACGAACTTTATGATGTGGTTCGAAGACGATATGAAATATCGGTTCAGATTGAGACTGCATTCTCATTCATGA
- a CDS encoding 4-hydroxyphenylacetate 3-hydroxylase N-terminal domain-containing protein, which yields MPIKSGKQYIERIDRQNINIWYKGEPIQGPLSDHPAFQGLIQTQADLYDMQCEASYIEQMTYPSPDTGERVGLSFLPPKNAEDLQKRRRMMELWANKHHGFLGRSPDYMNTAIMSLYTAADILEEHHPRYAENLRNYYKYCRDHDITLSHAFIQPYACKMSGQQDAAEDTVAAKVVEINDDGMIISGAFMLATQGATCEEMLVFPTPSPTMSQDVNPSAFAFAVPNDLPGMTFICRESYGATSSYDYPLSARYEEMDTLVIFDRVLVPHDRFFYYGDETYAGRLFGESHFHTHIAHQMAIRFIVKTEFMLGLLESLADEQNVGLEPHMVSNVSKMITFLETFKALRLASEQGASQDQFGYFVPAASPLLASSILFSKLYPEMVEMIQLLGSSGLIMIPSELDFHSESGPYLNQYLKGSTTEAWDRIALFRLAWELGASSFGGRQTQFERFFFGNAQTAAYRIYNHFEQHEQLRNRIHDFINKNNTSS from the coding sequence GTGCCTATTAAATCGGGAAAGCAGTATATCGAACGGATTGACCGACAGAATATCAACATTTGGTATAAAGGAGAGCCTATCCAGGGACCTTTATCCGATCATCCTGCATTCCAAGGTCTTATTCAAACCCAAGCTGATCTATACGATATGCAATGTGAAGCAAGTTATATCGAACAGATGACGTACCCCTCACCCGATACGGGCGAACGCGTAGGCTTGTCTTTTCTCCCGCCCAAGAACGCTGAGGATTTGCAGAAACGCAGACGGATGATGGAATTATGGGCGAACAAGCATCATGGCTTTTTAGGGCGTTCTCCCGATTATATGAACACTGCGATCATGTCCTTATATACCGCTGCCGATATTCTGGAAGAGCATCATCCGAGATATGCGGAAAATCTCAGGAACTATTATAAGTACTGTCGTGATCATGATATTACATTATCTCACGCCTTCATCCAGCCCTATGCATGTAAAATGTCCGGTCAGCAAGATGCTGCTGAAGACACTGTCGCGGCTAAAGTCGTAGAGATTAACGATGATGGAATGATCATAAGCGGCGCCTTCATGTTGGCAACACAAGGAGCTACTTGCGAAGAAATGCTGGTATTCCCGACACCTTCGCCAACGATGTCCCAGGATGTGAATCCTTCTGCGTTTGCATTTGCGGTTCCCAACGATTTACCGGGCATGACTTTTATATGCCGTGAAAGCTACGGTGCCACTTCTTCCTATGATTATCCCCTCAGTGCAAGATACGAAGAGATGGATACGCTCGTCATCTTCGACCGCGTGCTGGTCCCTCATGACCGGTTCTTTTACTATGGGGACGAGACTTACGCCGGGCGTTTATTCGGCGAGAGTCACTTTCATACGCATATCGCCCACCAAATGGCCATCCGTTTCATCGTTAAAACCGAATTCATGCTCGGCTTGCTGGAATCCTTGGCAGATGAACAGAACGTTGGACTCGAGCCCCATATGGTCTCGAATGTTTCGAAAATGATTACATTTCTGGAGACCTTCAAAGCATTAAGATTGGCTTCCGAGCAGGGTGCCAGCCAGGATCAATTCGGATATTTCGTTCCTGCCGCCAGTCCTCTTCTCGCATCCAGCATCCTCTTTTCCAAACTCTATCCCGAGATGGTAGAGATGATTCAGCTGCTAGGCTCCAGCGGCCTGATTATGATCCCTTCCGAATTGGATTTTCATTCGGAATCAGGCCCCTACCTTAATCAATATTTAAAAGGATCCACGACGGAAGCTTGGGATCGTATCGCATTGTTCAGGCTTGCATGGGAGCTTGGTGCTAGCTCGTTCGGAGGTCGGCAAACCCAGTTTGAACGTTTCTTTTTCGGAAATGCGCAGACAGCAGCCTATCGGATCTATAACCATTTTGAGCAGCATGAGCAGCTTCGTAACAGGATTCACGATTTTATTAATAAAAACAATACCTCTTCATAA